In archaeon BMS3Bbin15, one DNA window encodes the following:
- a CDS encoding putative transposase DNA-binding domain protein: protein MLRNHHLAKSISDVSWNMLQSFTAYKAEWAGKVVTFVNPKNTSQECSSCGKIVKKILNIKIHNCPYCGLILDRHVNAAINILHRGMIKVGLGYTDLMPVRGLAQVPPMTQEAHEFSRG from the coding sequence ATGCTTAGAAATCATCATTTAGCTAAATCCATATCAGACGTGTCATGGAATATGTTGCAATCGTTCACTGCATACAAGGCAGAATGGGCCGGTAAAGTAGTAACTTTTGTAAATCCTAAAAACACGTCTCAAGAATGCTCCTCGTGTGGTAAAATAGTCAAGAAAATCCTTAATATTAAAATACATAACTGTCCTTACTGTGGGTTAATTCTTGATAGACATGTTAATGCTGCCATAAATATATTACACAGAGGAATGATAAAAGTAGGGTTGGGATACACCGATTTGATGCCTGTTCGAGGTCTAGCACAAGTTCCACCTATGACTCAGGAAGCCCACGAATTTAGTCGTGGGTAG